A window of the Mannheimia granulomatis genome harbors these coding sequences:
- the murD gene encoding UDP-N-acetylmuramoyl-L-alanine--D-glutamate ligase, which produces MQNQYQDKTVTIIGLGTTGLSCVDFFMRKKANVQVIDTREKPAGAERLDKNIPLHTGSLNSEWLLKSDLIVISPGLALATPEIQQAIQAGIEVVGDVELFCREAKAPIIAITGSNGKSTVTTLTTEMAKQAGIKVGMGGNIGVPVLSLLEEDYELFVLELSSFQLETTYSLKAQAATILNISEDHMDRYNSIADYRAAKLRIYDNAKYIIVNGEDPQTYPDQAVENLIRFAQQNAEYTMSNGLLYAGDIAVMNTSQMLISGRHNEMNALAAMALAEAANVPREGIVKALQVYGGLPHRFQAVPTQDGVRWVNDSKATNVGSTVAALNGLNVAGTLYLLLGGDGKAADFSELRPLINKPNIVCYCFGQDGADLAELSEQSVLVETMEQAVEAIRAKLKRGDMVLLSPACASLDQFKNFEHRGDVFMALAQKQEPQG; this is translated from the coding sequence ATGCAAAACCAATACCAAGATAAAACAGTTACTATTATCGGATTAGGCACAACAGGCCTATCTTGTGTTGATTTCTTTATGCGTAAAAAAGCGAATGTGCAAGTGATTGATACGCGAGAAAAACCGGCAGGTGCAGAGCGCTTAGATAAAAATATTCCTTTACATACAGGCAGTTTAAATAGTGAGTGGTTGCTTAAATCGGATTTAATTGTCATAAGTCCAGGGCTTGCATTGGCGACACCTGAAATTCAGCAGGCAATTCAAGCCGGGATTGAAGTTGTGGGTGATGTGGAACTCTTCTGTCGTGAAGCAAAAGCGCCAATTATTGCTATAACTGGTTCAAACGGTAAAAGCACGGTAACAACCTTGACTACTGAGATGGCAAAACAAGCCGGTATTAAGGTCGGAATGGGTGGTAACATTGGTGTGCCTGTGCTGAGTTTGTTAGAAGAAGATTATGAGCTTTTTGTTTTAGAACTATCCAGTTTCCAATTAGAAACTACTTATTCGCTAAAAGCTCAAGCAGCAACGATTTTAAATATCAGCGAAGATCATATGGATCGCTATAATTCGATTGCAGATTATCGTGCGGCAAAATTACGTATTTATGACAATGCTAAATATATTATTGTGAATGGTGAAGATCCGCAAACTTATCCTGATCAAGCGGTAGAAAATTTGATACGTTTTGCACAGCAGAATGCAGAATACACAATGAGCAACGGTTTGCTTTATGCGGGTGATATTGCGGTGATGAATACCTCTCAAATGCTCATCAGCGGGCGTCATAATGAAATGAATGCTTTAGCGGCGATGGCATTGGCGGAGGCTGCGAATGTACCACGTGAAGGAATTGTGAAAGCACTCCAAGTTTATGGAGGTTTACCACATCGTTTCCAAGCAGTTCCAACTCAGGACGGCGTACGTTGGGTGAATGATTCTAAAGCAACCAATGTTGGTAGCACAGTTGCAGCATTAAACGGTTTAAATGTGGCAGGTACGCTTTATTTATTATTGGGTGGAGATGGGAAAGCCGCTGATTTCTCAGAATTAAGACCGCTGATTAATAAACCGAATATTGTTTGCTACTGTTTCGGTCAAGACGGTGCAGATTTAGCGGAATTAAGTGAGCAGAGTGTTTTAGTTGAAACAATGGAGCAAGCTGTTGAAGCAATCCGAGCGAAATTGAAAAGAGGTGATATGGTGTTGCTTTCACCTGCCTGTGCAAGTTTGGATCAATTTAAGAATTTTGAACATCGTGGTGATGTGTTTATGGCACTCGCACAAAAACAAGAGCCACAAGGATAA
- the mraY gene encoding phospho-N-acetylmuramoyl-pentapeptide-transferase: protein MLVWLAEYLVQYNTAFNVVSYITFRAIMALLTAMGIGLWIGPKVIRRLQILKFGQEVRNDGPESHFKKRGTPTMGGIMILIAIGVSTLLWANLTNPYVWFTLFVLFGYGAVGFIDDYRKIARKNTDGLIARWKYFWLSAIALVAVFGMYAVGKDTAATQLVVPFFKDVMPQLGLFYIVLAYFVIVGTSNAVNLTDGLDGLAIVPTIMVASAFALIAWATGNFNFAQYLHIPFIPNAGELVILCTAIVGAGLGFLWYNTYPAQVFMGDVGSLSLGGALGVIAVLVRQELLLVVMGGVFVVEALSVILQVGSYKLRQKRIFRMAPIHHHFELKGWPEPRVIVRFWIITLMLVLVGLVTLKLR from the coding sequence ATGTTAGTTTGGCTTGCTGAATATCTTGTTCAATATAATACAGCATTTAATGTTGTATCTTATATTACTTTCCGTGCCATTATGGCGTTATTAACGGCAATGGGAATTGGGCTTTGGATTGGGCCGAAGGTAATTCGCCGTTTGCAAATTTTGAAATTTGGCCAAGAGGTGCGTAATGACGGACCGGAAAGCCATTTTAAAAAACGTGGTACCCCAACTATGGGCGGTATTATGATTTTGATTGCTATCGGTGTCAGTACATTATTATGGGCAAATTTAACTAATCCTTATGTTTGGTTCACCTTATTTGTGTTATTTGGTTATGGTGCCGTGGGATTTATTGATGATTATCGTAAAATCGCGCGTAAAAACACGGATGGCTTAATTGCCCGTTGGAAATATTTTTGGTTATCCGCTATTGCCTTAGTCGCTGTATTTGGGATGTATGCTGTTGGGAAAGATACCGCAGCGACTCAATTAGTTGTGCCGTTCTTTAAAGATGTTATGCCGCAATTAGGGCTGTTTTATATTGTCCTAGCTTACTTTGTGATTGTTGGCACCAGTAACGCAGTGAATTTAACCGATGGTTTAGATGGCTTAGCGATTGTACCAACCATTATGGTGGCTTCAGCCTTTGCTTTAATTGCGTGGGCAACGGGTAACTTTAACTTTGCACAATATTTGCATATTCCATTTATTCCAAATGCTGGCGAGCTTGTGATTCTATGTACTGCTATTGTGGGAGCGGGTTTAGGCTTTTTATGGTACAACACTTATCCGGCGCAAGTATTTATGGGCGATGTAGGTTCTCTTTCATTAGGTGGTGCATTAGGTGTGATTGCCGTACTTGTTCGCCAAGAATTATTGTTAGTTGTAATGGGCGGTGTTTTTGTTGTTGAGGCTCTCTCGGTTATTTTACAAGTTGGCTCTTATAAATTGCGTCAAAAGCGTATTTTCCGCATGGCTCCGATTCACCACCACTTTGAATTAAAAGGCTGGCCTGAGCCACGGGTTATCGTCCGTTTCTGGATTATTACGTTAATGCTTGTGTTAGTGGGCTTAGTGACGCTTAAATTACGTTAA
- the murF gene encoding UDP-N-acetylmuramoyl-tripeptide--D-alanyl-D-alanine ligase, translating into MIKLTTQQIAEILNARLVGNGETVVETTSTDTRQAVKNGLFFALKGENFDAHNYLANAVEQGCVAVVVERECEINVPQIIVADTRLALGELAKWLKAKLNPKTVAMTGSSGKTTVKEMTAKILQKMTACEDEVLYTFGNLNNELGVPMTLLRLTEQHKYAVIELGANHIGEIAYTTSIAQPDACLVNNVAAAHLEGFGSLEGVAKAKGEIYRGLKEGGKAIVNLAFYYPQWQQEISPHELNSFSYVGSDSDSAADYWADNVELQLNGSRFTLHTPQGETDIQLPYLGSHNISNALAATALAMSVGATLEAVKAGLEQRSMVKGRLYPVQINEDCLFIDDTYNANVDSMKSAVSVLQNYPAYRVFAVGDMAELGAESEACHQEVADFAAQANLDLIVSFGKESAVISNKAENHFTDKQKMVEFLTPIILQKIEQKQPLVLLAKGSRSQKMETLISELCKQFNVNF; encoded by the coding sequence ATGATAAAACTAACAACCCAGCAAATTGCTGAAATCTTAAATGCTCGACTTGTCGGAAATGGCGAAACAGTGGTGGAAACCACTAGCACAGATACCCGTCAAGCGGTCAAAAACGGCTTATTTTTTGCATTAAAGGGTGAAAATTTTGATGCCCATAATTATCTTGCCAATGCTGTTGAACAAGGCTGTGTGGCAGTAGTGGTTGAGCGGGAATGTGAGATTAACGTACCGCAAATTATTGTGGCGGATACCCGTTTAGCATTGGGTGAATTAGCAAAGTGGTTAAAGGCGAAACTAAATCCGAAAACGGTCGCGATGACAGGTTCTTCCGGTAAAACAACTGTGAAAGAGATGACTGCAAAAATTTTGCAAAAAATGACCGCTTGTGAAGATGAAGTTCTCTATACTTTCGGTAACTTAAACAATGAGTTAGGTGTGCCTATGACCTTGCTTCGCTTAACCGAACAGCATAAATATGCGGTGATTGAGCTGGGGGCGAATCACATTGGCGAAATTGCTTACACAACCTCGATTGCACAACCTGATGCTTGCTTGGTAAATAATGTTGCCGCCGCTCATTTAGAGGGGTTTGGTTCGCTAGAAGGTGTGGCAAAAGCCAAAGGTGAGATTTACCGCGGTTTGAAAGAAGGTGGTAAGGCGATTGTAAACTTAGCCTTCTACTATCCACAGTGGCAGCAGGAAATTAGCCCTCACGAATTAAACTCTTTCTCTTATGTCGGTTCAGATTCCGATTCTGCTGCAGATTACTGGGCGGATAATGTTGAGCTGCAATTAAATGGCTCACGTTTTACGTTACATACGCCACAAGGTGAAACTGACATTCAGTTGCCCTATTTAGGCAGCCATAATATCAGCAATGCGTTGGCGGCAACTGCACTTGCAATGTCGGTGGGGGCAACACTTGAGGCGGTTAAAGCAGGGCTTGAGCAGCGCTCCATGGTAAAAGGGCGTTTGTATCCGGTGCAGATTAATGAGGATTGCTTGTTCATTGATGATACTTACAATGCCAATGTAGATTCAATGAAATCAGCAGTTTCAGTATTACAAAATTATCCTGCTTATCGAGTTTTTGCAGTAGGGGATATGGCAGAATTAGGGGCAGAAAGCGAAGCCTGCCATCAAGAGGTAGCGGATTTTGCTGCTCAGGCAAATTTAGATTTAATCGTTAGCTTTGGCAAAGAGAGCGCGGTAATTAGTAATAAGGCAGAAAATCATTTCACTGATAAACAAAAAATGGTTGAATTTCTAACGCCGATTATTTTGCAAAAAATTGAGCAAAAACAACCGCTTGTATTACTAGCCAAAGGCTCTAGGAGCCAAAAAATGGAAACATTGATTTCCGAACTGTGTAAACAATTTAACGTAAATTTCTAA
- the murE gene encoding UDP-N-acetylmuramoyl-L-alanyl-D-glutamate--2,6-diaminopimelate ligase codes for MKRLLPFLTELDAWVEELTELNEMTLDSRQIKQGDLFVALKGHQVDGRQFINKAIEQGASLVLAEADDDQFEVELDPAFAKFNLDRTACCKVVSVPHLPKLLSEIAGAFYDNPSQKLILSGITGTNGKTTTAQLLAQWRNLLGGKSAVMGTIGNGLYGKVQEAVNTTGSAIEIQRNLADFVEQGADFCAMEVSSHGLAQFRAEALEFDLAIFTNLSRDHLDYHNTMEEYAEAKFRLFSELKTQAQVINADDEIGAKWLNKLPNAVAVSSQPDFLSNHRFVKATEVKFTLQGASIKFASSWGNGELSSRLIGAFNVSNLLTAFAGLLALGFNINELVKTAPNLVGVAGRMECITAPNKPMVIVDYAHTPDALEKALQAARLHCKGELYCIFGCGGDRDAGKRPLMATIAEKLADKVIATDDNPRTENNQNIMADIVKGFENPAAVQVIHNREEAIKTAIEQAKASDVILITGKGHEDYQIIGAEKLHFSDQETARKYLG; via the coding sequence ATGAAACGTTTACTTCCTTTTCTGACAGAGCTAGATGCTTGGGTTGAAGAATTAACCGAGCTAAATGAAATGACCTTGGATAGCCGCCAAATCAAACAAGGCGATCTCTTTGTGGCATTAAAAGGTCACCAAGTTGATGGCAGACAATTTATTAATAAAGCGATTGAGCAAGGTGCAAGCCTTGTGTTGGCAGAAGCGGATGATGATCAATTTGAAGTTGAGTTAGATCCTGCATTTGCAAAATTTAACCTAGATCGTACCGCTTGTTGTAAGGTAGTTTCGGTACCACATCTTCCCAAATTACTGTCTGAGATTGCCGGAGCGTTTTACGACAATCCATCACAAAAACTAATCTTATCGGGCATTACTGGCACTAACGGAAAAACGACTACGGCTCAATTACTAGCACAATGGCGGAATTTATTAGGTGGAAAATCTGCAGTGATGGGAACCATCGGCAACGGTTTATATGGCAAAGTACAAGAGGCAGTAAATACCACAGGCTCTGCGATTGAAATCCAACGCAATTTAGCTGATTTTGTAGAACAAGGGGCAGATTTCTGTGCGATGGAAGTCAGTTCACACGGACTAGCTCAATTTAGAGCGGAAGCTTTAGAATTTGATTTGGCAATATTCACAAACTTAAGTCGCGATCATCTCGATTACCACAACACAATGGAAGAATACGCCGAAGCCAAATTTCGTTTATTCAGTGAGCTGAAAACCCAAGCTCAAGTAATCAATGCTGATGATGAAATCGGTGCAAAATGGCTAAACAAATTACCAAATGCGGTTGCTGTTAGCTCTCAGCCGGATTTTTTAAGTAACCACCGTTTTGTGAAAGCCACAGAGGTAAAATTTACCCTCCAAGGGGCAAGCATTAAATTTGCTTCAAGTTGGGGAAATGGTGAACTTAGCAGTCGCTTAATCGGGGCGTTCAATGTGAGTAATCTACTCACTGCTTTTGCCGGCTTGCTGGCGCTTGGCTTTAATATTAATGAATTAGTAAAAACCGCCCCAAATTTAGTGGGTGTAGCCGGCAGAATGGAATGTATTACCGCACCAAACAAACCGATGGTGATTGTGGACTATGCCCATACGCCTGATGCCTTAGAAAAAGCCCTACAGGCTGCACGTTTGCATTGCAAAGGCGAACTTTACTGCATTTTCGGCTGTGGCGGAGACAGAGATGCGGGCAAACGCCCATTAATGGCAACAATTGCAGAAAAACTTGCGGATAAAGTGATTGCTACGGACGATAACCCTCGTACAGAAAACAACCAAAATATTATGGCAGATATTGTTAAAGGTTTCGAAAATCCAGCTGCTGTGCAAGTTATCCACAATCGTGAAGAAGCGATTAAAACGGCAATCGAACAAGCTAAAGCTAGTGACGTGATTTTAATTACAGGTAAAGGCCACGAAGATTATCAAATAATTGGGGCGGAGAAGTTGCATTTTTCGGATCAGGAAACAGCGAGGAAATATCTAGGATGA
- a CDS encoding penicillin-binding transpeptidase domain-containing protein has product MVTSVKLKRKKETPINKAESPKADSKKLPSFLPKRFAVVAFLMVVMVAGLLGQAAYIQLVDSERLIKEANNRSLRTKELQFTRGRILDRNGRFLSISVPMYSLTLDPREYFDTKLRRSNESWRALAIEMETSKSKIEASVNKFIEKKNVSKEKVDFDPRSTLNTKSEGYWTQLSQVTGLDYNTLLEKVRNNPNSVFLRLDNENAELERKKFQALSKEIGRAYNDVMTELYAKNRQRFVYLSRHESEAISEYAKELDISALVVKVESRRFYPLAEESSQLIGFTDKDDMHGSEGLERSFDSLLIGKNGKQIIRKDAKGNIVENIRSEKQYDPQDVMLSIDEELQSMVYGEIKKAVQENNAESGTAVLVDVQTGEILAMANAPSFNPNKRDSFKPELMRNRAITDTFEPGSTVKPFTVLTALQQGVTYRDEVISTRPFVVNGHTIKDVAPRDSLTLTGILQKSSNIGVSRLALRMPSTALVDTYTKIGFGKDTGLGLGEQRGSNGDRKRWADIERATLSYGYGLNVTPLQLARAYATLGSFGIYRPLSITKVDPPVIGERVLPEKITRDVVHMMESVAAKGEGGQRAAVDGYRVAIKTGTARKLENGKYVEKYIAYTAGLAPASDPRFALVVLVNEPKAGNYYGGFVSAPLFSRIMGYTLKQRNIKPDNLTEDTQSAVREIKLERRVN; this is encoded by the coding sequence ATGGTTACATCAGTCAAATTAAAGCGTAAAAAAGAAACGCCTATTAATAAAGCAGAATCTCCAAAAGCAGACAGTAAAAAATTACCGAGTTTTTTACCAAAACGTTTTGCGGTTGTTGCTTTTTTGATGGTTGTCATGGTTGCCGGCTTGTTAGGCCAAGCAGCTTATATTCAACTTGTTGATTCGGAAAGATTAATTAAAGAAGCAAATAACCGCTCACTGCGGACTAAAGAACTACAATTTACTCGTGGTAGAATTTTAGATCGCAACGGACGCTTCCTCTCTATCAGTGTGCCAATGTATTCATTAACTTTAGATCCAAGAGAATATTTTGACACTAAGCTACGCCGATCAAACGAAAGTTGGCGAGCCTTGGCAATTGAGATGGAAACATCTAAAAGCAAGATTGAGGCAAGCGTTAATAAATTTATTGAAAAGAAAAATGTTTCCAAAGAGAAAGTGGATTTTGACCCTCGCTCTACGCTAAATACTAAAAGTGAGGGCTATTGGACACAGCTTTCTCAAGTAACAGGATTGGATTACAACACCTTACTTGAAAAAGTACGAAATAATCCGAATTCTGTTTTTTTGCGTTTGGATAATGAAAATGCCGAATTAGAACGCAAAAAATTTCAGGCATTAAGTAAAGAAATCGGACGTGCATACAATGATGTAATGACCGAACTTTATGCAAAAAACCGTCAGCGATTTGTTTATCTTTCCCGCCACGAATCGGAAGCGATTAGCGAATATGCAAAAGAACTTGATATTAGTGCATTGGTAGTGAAAGTGGAATCTCGCCGTTTTTATCCATTAGCGGAAGAGTCTTCCCAACTTATCGGTTTTACTGATAAAGATGATATGCATGGCTCTGAAGGTTTAGAGCGTAGCTTTGATTCACTGCTTATCGGTAAAAACGGTAAGCAAATTATTCGTAAAGATGCTAAAGGTAATATTGTTGAAAATATTCGTTCGGAAAAACAATACGATCCGCAAGATGTGATGCTTAGCATTGATGAAGAATTGCAATCAATGGTTTACGGTGAGATTAAAAAAGCGGTTCAGGAAAATAATGCAGAGTCGGGTACAGCCGTGTTGGTAGATGTACAGACCGGTGAGATTCTGGCGATGGCAAATGCACCATCTTTCAACCCGAATAAGAGAGACAGCTTCAAGCCTGAGCTAATGCGTAACCGCGCAATTACCGATACTTTTGAACCAGGATCAACAGTAAAACCTTTTACTGTTTTAACTGCATTACAGCAAGGGGTAACTTATCGTGATGAAGTTATCAGCACTCGTCCGTTTGTGGTAAATGGACATACCATTAAAGACGTTGCTCCAAGAGATAGCTTAACGCTTACCGGAATTTTGCAGAAATCCAGTAATATTGGGGTGAGCCGCTTAGCATTACGTATGCCATCGACTGCTTTAGTAGATACTTACACCAAAATCGGCTTTGGTAAAGATACCGGATTAGGGCTAGGCGAGCAGCGAGGGTCTAATGGTGATCGCAAACGCTGGGCAGATATTGAACGGGCAACGCTCTCTTATGGATATGGCTTAAATGTAACGCCATTACAACTTGCACGAGCTTATGCAACCTTAGGCAGTTTCGGTATTTATCGTCCGCTGTCGATTACTAAAGTGGATCCGCCAGTGATCGGTGAGCGTGTATTGCCGGAAAAAATCACCCGAGATGTTGTACATATGATGGAAAGTGTGGCAGCTAAAGGCGAAGGTGGGCAGCGTGCGGCAGTAGACGGCTACCGTGTTGCGATTAAAACCGGTACAGCCCGTAAATTAGAAAACGGCAAATATGTAGAAAAATATATCGCTTATACCGCCGGTTTAGCCCCGGCAAGTGATCCGCGTTTTGCGTTAGTAGTATTAGTGAATGAACCAAAAGCCGGTAACTATTACGGTGGTTTTGTTTCCGCCCCACTTTTCTCCCGCATTATGGGTTATACGCTGAAACAACGTAATATCAAGCCGGATAATTTAACTGAAGACACACAAAGTGCAGTACGTGAAATAAAATTAGAACGCAGAGTTAATTAA
- the ftsL gene encoding cell division protein FtsL: protein MSNERYPLHQIIIDDIFSHNKVAILLLIGVVISAVATIWVTHQTRLLVSEQGQLIQANQRLESQYTNLLLEENSRSGRARVDAAAKSFGLQPIKKEQEIILVE, encoded by the coding sequence ATGTCAAACGAACGTTATCCTTTACATCAAATTATTATTGATGACATTTTTAGTCATAACAAGGTCGCGATTTTACTATTGATAGGCGTGGTTATTTCAGCGGTTGCTACAATTTGGGTAACACACCAAACCCGTTTATTAGTTAGTGAGCAAGGGCAGCTTATACAAGCTAATCAGCGATTAGAAAGTCAGTATACGAATTTGTTGCTGGAAGAAAACAGTCGCAGTGGAAGGGCAAGGGTAGATGCTGCAGCGAAGTCCTTTGGTTTACAACCGATTAAAAAAGAGCAAGAAATAATTTTAGTTGAATAA
- the rsmH gene encoding 16S rRNA (cytosine(1402)-N(4))-methyltransferase RsmH, whose translation MSDSPKHITVLLHEAVEGLAIKPNGIYIDGTFGRGGHSRLILSKLGDYGRLIATDRDPRAIAEANTISDVRFQIKHTAFSAIPEICEEMGLIGKIDGILLDLGVSSPQLDEAERGFSFMRDGPLDMRMDTTKGLSAAEWLAQVSVDDLAWVLKEFGEERFAKRIAQAVVSYNKSANEKISRTLQLAQIISDAVPFKDKHKHPATRSFQAIRIFINSELDELEKALNAALSVLAPEGRLSIISFHSLEDRMVKQFMRKHSKGMEVPRGLPILESELNKNIPLKTIGKAIMPSEAEIEANARSRSAVLRIAEKR comes from the coding sequence ATGAGTGATTCTCCAAAACATATTACCGTTCTTTTGCACGAAGCTGTTGAAGGTTTAGCAATTAAGCCAAACGGTATTTATATTGACGGCACTTTCGGGCGAGGAGGTCATTCTCGTTTAATTCTTTCTAAGTTAGGTGACTATGGTCGTTTAATTGCAACAGACCGTGATCCTCGTGCTATTGCAGAGGCGAACACTATCAGCGACGTTCGTTTTCAAATCAAACATACGGCTTTTTCTGCTATTCCTGAAATCTGTGAGGAGATGGGATTAATAGGCAAAATTGACGGAATATTATTAGATTTAGGTGTATCTTCCCCACAGCTTGATGAAGCTGAACGCGGTTTTAGCTTTATGCGTGATGGGCCTTTGGATATGCGCATGGATACTACCAAAGGTTTATCTGCTGCAGAGTGGCTGGCACAAGTTTCAGTGGATGATTTAGCATGGGTGCTGAAAGAATTTGGTGAAGAGCGTTTTGCTAAACGTATTGCACAAGCGGTCGTTTCTTACAATAAATCTGCAAATGAAAAAATTTCCCGTACTTTACAATTAGCGCAAATTATTAGCGATGCAGTGCCGTTTAAAGATAAACATAAACACCCTGCGACTCGTTCATTCCAAGCAATTCGAATTTTTATTAATAGTGAATTAGATGAGTTGGAGAAAGCCTTAAATGCAGCTTTAAGTGTATTGGCACCGGAAGGCCGTTTGTCGATTATCAGTTTCCATTCTCTTGAAGACCGTATGGTCAAGCAGTTTATGCGTAAGCATAGTAAAGGAATGGAAGTACCGAGAGGATTACCGATTTTAGAATCTGAGCTGAATAAAAATATTCCACTAAAAACCATCGGTAAAGCAATTATGCCGAGTGAAGCTGAAATTGAAGCAAATGCTCGCTCGCGTAGTGCAGTATTACGTATTGCCGAAAAGCGTTAA
- the mraZ gene encoding division/cell wall cluster transcriptional repressor MraZ, which produces MFRGVSSISIDSKGRIAIPTRYRAELLEKHHGILVCTVDIRQPCLLLYPLHEWETVEQKLLALSNFDPVQRRIQRVMQGFATECEMDSAGRVLLSPALRQHAQLEQQIMLVGQLNKFEIWQDKQWQAQIAEDLAFGSSAEMLDCDALKNLSL; this is translated from the coding sequence ATGTTTCGTGGTGTTAGTTCAATCAGCATTGATAGTAAAGGGCGGATCGCAATTCCGACACGTTATCGTGCCGAATTGTTAGAAAAGCATCACGGCATTTTGGTTTGTACCGTAGATATTCGCCAACCATGTTTGTTGCTTTATCCATTACATGAATGGGAAACGGTTGAGCAAAAATTATTGGCATTGTCGAATTTTGACCCCGTTCAGCGAAGAATCCAACGTGTGATGCAAGGCTTTGCAACCGAATGTGAAATGGATTCTGCAGGGCGTGTGTTATTAAGCCCGGCGTTACGTCAGCATGCTCAACTTGAACAGCAAATTATGCTAGTTGGGCAGTTAAATAAATTTGAAATTTGGCAAGATAAACAATGGCAGGCTCAAATTGCCGAGGATCTTGCTTTTGGTAGTTCAGCAGAAATGTTGGATTGCGATGCACTGAAAAATCTTTCTCTATAA